A single Triticum dicoccoides isolate Atlit2015 ecotype Zavitan chromosome 2A, WEW_v2.0, whole genome shotgun sequence DNA region contains:
- the LOC119354592 gene encoding DNA-binding protein EMBP-1-like isoform X3 encodes MASSSDEQPKPPEPPAAAVAVATAAPQSHAEWAASIQAFYASGGHPYAAWPAQQLMAAAAASGTSYGAPVQFPMYHPGAAMAYYAHASMAAGVPYPTAEAVAAAAAAPVVAEGKGKAKGGDVSPEKGSSAAPSGDDASQSCGSGSDESSDTRDYDTDQKDSSAPKKRKSGNTSAEGEPSQAAAVPYAAVESPYQLKGRSASKLPVSAPGRAALPNATPNLNIGIDLWSASQSLAVIPVQGEANPGLALARCDGVGQLDEREIKRERRKQSNRESARRSRLRKQEGFSAPSRCRRPQEGFGMISPPHQMLPCCS; translated from the exons ATGGCGTCCTCCTCCGATGAGCAGCCCAAGCCGCCCGAGCCTCCCGCGGCCGCCGTGGCTGTGGCCACCGCCGCGCCGCAGTCCCACGCAGAGTGGGCCGCCTCGATACAGGCGTTCTACGCCTCCGGGGGGCATCCCTACGCCGCCTGGCCCGCGCAG CagctgatggcggcggcggcggcctcaggGACATCGTACGGCGCGCCGGTGCAGTTCCCCATGTACCACCCGGGGGCCGCGATGGCGTACTACGCCCACGCGTCCATGGCCGCG GGTGTTCCTTACCCGACTGCTGAAGCTGTTGCTGCTGCCGCAGCTGCGCCAGTTGTGGCAGAAGGAAAGGGCAAGGCTAAGGGCGGTGACGTGTCTCCTGAGAAGGGCAGTTCTGCTGCGCCCTCTGGCGACGACGCTTCGCAGAG CTGTGGGAGCGGCAGTGACGAGTCTTCAGACACGAGAGATTATGACACTGACCAAAAG GATTCGTCTGCACCTAAGAAGAGGAAATCTGGTAATACCTCAGCGGAAG GTGAACCGTCTCAAGCTGCTGCTGTTCCATATGCTGCTGTCGAGTCACCGTATCAGTTGAAGGGGAGGTCTGCCTCAAAGCTTCCAGTTTCTGCGCCTGGGCGGGCAGCACTTCCCAATGCCACGCCAAATCTGAACATAGGGATTGATCTTTGGAGTGCTTCTCAATCCTTAGCTGTGATCCCAGTGCAGGGGGAAGCAAATCCTGGCTTGGCGCTTGCCCGATGTGATGGTGTTGGTCAGCTG GATGAGCGTGAAATTAAGAGGGAGAGGCGAAAACAATCTAATAGGGAGTCTGCGAGGAGATCAAGGTTACGCAAGCAG GAGGGATTTAGTGCGCCATCTCGCTGTCGGAGGCCACAGGAAGGATTTGGCATGATCTCACCTCCTCACCAGATGCTGCCTTGTTGCAGTTGA
- the LOC119354592 gene encoding DNA-binding protein EMBP-1-like isoform X2, which produces MASSSDEQPKPPEPPAAAVAVATAAPQSHAEWAASIQAFYASGGHPYAAWPAQLMAAAAASGTSYGAPVQFPMYHPGAAMAYYAHASMAAGVPYPTAEAVAAAAAAPVVAEGKGKAKGGDVSPEKGSSAAPSGDDASQSCGSGSDESSDTRDYDTDQKDSSAPKKRKSGNTSAEGEPSQAAAVPYAAVESPYQLKGRSASKLPVSAPGRAALPNATPNLNIGIDLWSASQSLAVIPVQGEANPGLALARCDGVGQLDEREIKRERRKQSNRESARRSRLRKQQECEELSRKVAELTTENNALRTELDQLKKACEDMEAQNAQLMSQEPAAVTTTLGMSIAAPKVQQHDDEGKLHKKANNNSNGKYVGGSHKLEANPR; this is translated from the exons ATGGCGTCCTCCTCCGATGAGCAGCCCAAGCCGCCCGAGCCTCCCGCGGCCGCCGTGGCTGTGGCCACCGCCGCGCCGCAGTCCCACGCAGAGTGGGCCGCCTCGATACAGGCGTTCTACGCCTCCGGGGGGCATCCCTACGCCGCCTGGCCCGCGCAG ctgatggcggcggcggcggcctcaggGACATCGTACGGCGCGCCGGTGCAGTTCCCCATGTACCACCCGGGGGCCGCGATGGCGTACTACGCCCACGCGTCCATGGCCGCG GGTGTTCCTTACCCGACTGCTGAAGCTGTTGCTGCTGCCGCAGCTGCGCCAGTTGTGGCAGAAGGAAAGGGCAAGGCTAAGGGCGGTGACGTGTCTCCTGAGAAGGGCAGTTCTGCTGCGCCCTCTGGCGACGACGCTTCGCAGAG CTGTGGGAGCGGCAGTGACGAGTCTTCAGACACGAGAGATTATGACACTGACCAAAAG GATTCGTCTGCACCTAAGAAGAGGAAATCTGGTAATACCTCAGCGGAAG GTGAACCGTCTCAAGCTGCTGCTGTTCCATATGCTGCTGTCGAGTCACCGTATCAGTTGAAGGGGAGGTCTGCCTCAAAGCTTCCAGTTTCTGCGCCTGGGCGGGCAGCACTTCCCAATGCCACGCCAAATCTGAACATAGGGATTGATCTTTGGAGTGCTTCTCAATCCTTAGCTGTGATCCCAGTGCAGGGGGAAGCAAATCCTGGCTTGGCGCTTGCCCGATGTGATGGTGTTGGTCAGCTG GATGAGCGTGAAATTAAGAGGGAGAGGCGAAAACAATCTAATAGGGAGTCTGCGAGGAGATCAAGGTTACGCAAGCAG CaagagtgcgaggaattatccaggAAGGTTGCTGAGCTGACAACTGAGAACAACGCCCTCAGAACTGAGCTTGACCAGCTTAAGAAGGCCTGTGAAGATATGGAAGCACAGAATGCACAACTAATG TCTCAGGAACCTGCtgcggtcacaaccacactgggcaTGAGCATCGCAGCGCCCAAAGTGCAGCAGCACGATGATGAGGGTAAACTTCATAAGAAGGCTAATAATAACAGCAACGGGAAGTACGTAGGTGGCAGCCACAAACTGGAGGCTAACCCTAGGTGA
- the LOC119354592 gene encoding DNA-binding protein EMBP-1-like isoform X1 produces the protein MASSSDEQPKPPEPPAAAVAVATAAPQSHAEWAASIQAFYASGGHPYAAWPAQQLMAAAAASGTSYGAPVQFPMYHPGAAMAYYAHASMAAGVPYPTAEAVAAAAAAPVVAEGKGKAKGGDVSPEKGSSAAPSGDDASQSCGSGSDESSDTRDYDTDQKDSSAPKKRKSGNTSAEGEPSQAAAVPYAAVESPYQLKGRSASKLPVSAPGRAALPNATPNLNIGIDLWSASQSLAVIPVQGEANPGLALARCDGVGQLDEREIKRERRKQSNRESARRSRLRKQQECEELSRKVAELTTENNALRTELDQLKKACEDMEAQNAQLMSQEPAAVTTTLGMSIAAPKVQQHDDEGKLHKKANNNSNGKYVGGSHKLEANPR, from the exons ATGGCGTCCTCCTCCGATGAGCAGCCCAAGCCGCCCGAGCCTCCCGCGGCCGCCGTGGCTGTGGCCACCGCCGCGCCGCAGTCCCACGCAGAGTGGGCCGCCTCGATACAGGCGTTCTACGCCTCCGGGGGGCATCCCTACGCCGCCTGGCCCGCGCAG CagctgatggcggcggcggcggcctcaggGACATCGTACGGCGCGCCGGTGCAGTTCCCCATGTACCACCCGGGGGCCGCGATGGCGTACTACGCCCACGCGTCCATGGCCGCG GGTGTTCCTTACCCGACTGCTGAAGCTGTTGCTGCTGCCGCAGCTGCGCCAGTTGTGGCAGAAGGAAAGGGCAAGGCTAAGGGCGGTGACGTGTCTCCTGAGAAGGGCAGTTCTGCTGCGCCCTCTGGCGACGACGCTTCGCAGAG CTGTGGGAGCGGCAGTGACGAGTCTTCAGACACGAGAGATTATGACACTGACCAAAAG GATTCGTCTGCACCTAAGAAGAGGAAATCTGGTAATACCTCAGCGGAAG GTGAACCGTCTCAAGCTGCTGCTGTTCCATATGCTGCTGTCGAGTCACCGTATCAGTTGAAGGGGAGGTCTGCCTCAAAGCTTCCAGTTTCTGCGCCTGGGCGGGCAGCACTTCCCAATGCCACGCCAAATCTGAACATAGGGATTGATCTTTGGAGTGCTTCTCAATCCTTAGCTGTGATCCCAGTGCAGGGGGAAGCAAATCCTGGCTTGGCGCTTGCCCGATGTGATGGTGTTGGTCAGCTG GATGAGCGTGAAATTAAGAGGGAGAGGCGAAAACAATCTAATAGGGAGTCTGCGAGGAGATCAAGGTTACGCAAGCAG CaagagtgcgaggaattatccaggAAGGTTGCTGAGCTGACAACTGAGAACAACGCCCTCAGAACTGAGCTTGACCAGCTTAAGAAGGCCTGTGAAGATATGGAAGCACAGAATGCACAACTAATG TCTCAGGAACCTGCtgcggtcacaaccacactgggcaTGAGCATCGCAGCGCCCAAAGTGCAGCAGCACGATGATGAGGGTAAACTTCATAAGAAGGCTAATAATAACAGCAACGGGAAGTACGTAGGTGGCAGCCACAAACTGGAGGCTAACCCTAGGTGA